The Pan troglodytes isolate AG18354 chromosome 19, NHGRI_mPanTro3-v2.0_pri, whole genome shotgun sequence region ATCTGCAGGGCCCGAAGCAGAATCGCGCCCTCCCCCCAACCTGCCAGCTGCCCGGGCGCTCCCCATGGGCCCAGACGCAGGAGACAAAGGAGAACATGGGGGTTCAGGCATGCACTGGGGCGCAGACAGGGCCAGGCAAGACAAGAGGGCAGGGCTGCCGGGAAGGACGAGTGCCTCGGGAGCCTCTCTGCAGGTGAGACACAGGTTGAAGCATTGACTGATTTGTTCTCTCGcagtgaggcaggagaggagggaaTAATTGGGGTGACCCAGGGTTGAGGCGTGAGCAAGAGAACAGCAAAGGCAGCCGGTTCTGGGTAACACTGGGCCTCACTCCTATGGTAACAAGACagtttccacttcagcctctgattggctgTGAGCCAGTCCTTCATAAGGAGTCACCAGTTGGAGGCCTCTAAAGGGCACCTGGGGTGTTACCAAATTCTCCTGGCTTCCTAAAAACCCTGGGGAGCACTGCCACAGAGGCTCTGGGGCCGCCTGCTCCGCCCGCTGCCTCTCTGTGAATTGCACCTTGTGGTCTTCAATGAATCTGTGCTTTCGTCACTCCATTTTTTGCTTGTCTTGTCTTTCGttacttcattcttttgttgctttctttGTGCGTGTTCAATTCTTTGTTCTGCACACAAGAACCTAAACAACTCACAGTCGAGACCTTCCAACCAGTAACACCAGCAGCCCCTCCCCTGGGAAGCCTCCAGAGGACGGGAGGCTGCCTGTAAAAGCTGAAGAGTCCTGAGTCTTCTGCGTGATTCCAGAGACTCCTGGGATgccctggggtggggggcaggggaacGCTGGGGCACAGGTGGACCCAGGAAAGAGACGTGTAGAGCGCCTTGCCCCACCACCCTCCTCCCAGGCCATGTCGTCTGCCACCCAGGCCAGGGCTACACCTCACCTGCCGCTCAGGCCATACCATACCctcacctgttgcccaggccacaCCCACATCCTCACCTGTTGCCCCTCCTCCTTGCGGCCCAGGAGGTCTCTGAAGATGCGGGCTCTACCTTCTGCCCGGCCCCCAGCCCTCCACCCGAGAAGTGGATGTGAAGTCACTCTGTGCATCTCCGCCCCGCTCCCACCCGTTGGCCCTTGCCCTGCTCAGGGTCCCACgctcttccctcctcctgcccctcgTGGCCCCTCCTGTCTGCCCTGGCCCCCCCACACATCCAGGGGGCAGTTTGCTTCCTCCATTGACCTCCCCTCTCTGTGACATTATCTGTTTTTGCAAACTTCAGGCATCTAAGCCGGGCGCAttggcccaggcctgtaatcccagcactttgggaggccgaggcgggcggatcacttaagctcaggagttcgaaaccagcctggccaagatggtgaaaccccatctctactaaaaatacaaaagattagccggctGTGAtgacgcgcacctgtaatctcagctactcgggaggctgaggcatgagaatcgcttgcacccaggaggtggaggctgcagtgagccgagatcacgccagggcactccggcctgggcgacagagtgagacttcgtctcaagaaaaaccaaaaatccaaaagaacTACAGGCATCGGCTGTGTCCCCACTAGGAAGCCGGAGGGGAGCAGGGCTGGGTGTGTCTTCTCTGGCTGCGTCCCTGTGGCCACAAGGCCTGTTCTTCCTCTGTGCCCCGCCTGCCAAGGACCCAGCCTTGTGAAGGATGGATGAACGAATCATTGAGCAAATGAATGAGTGTGTGAACAGGTGAGTGAGGAGAAACCGGCAGAGGCGGTGGGGTGGATGGTCCACCCGGCTGGCCAGTGGCCTGTCACTCCCTGAGTGGCCTCTGGGTGGCAGCCACGTGGCGCTGTCGGCTCAGGAGGGCTTGGGGCTGGGATGGGGCTGGGACATGGCCAGCCAGGCAGGGTGAGGAGGGTGGCAGCGCCCAGTGCAGCCTGGACAGATGGGGTGCTGCCCAGCAGGGCTGGCGTGGGGGCTTCTTTATGCCAAGCCAGCCCTGGGGGAGGCCTCGGCTGTCCAGGGTGAAACAGGGTCAGGGTGATCAGGCTCGGTTTGTGGGGGCGGCCTGTCCTGCTGGAGGGTCCTCCCCACCCAACCCCAGCCTGCTGCAGGCTGTCTGCAGGGGAGGTGGCAAAGACGGTGTTGTCCAGTTTGCTTGGGACATGAATGGTCTGGCAAATACGCAATGACACGGCTCTGGGGTCCAGATCCGGCCCAGGCGGCCGCCTGACAGAGGAGGTGCCCACAGAGCTTCCGTGAGAGGGCAGCCCAGGCCCAAGCAGCACTAGAACCCCGGCTTTgggcttttggggacttagccggCCCCGGGGCCAGGGGTAGGATCAGGTTTCCACAGGCCAGACGGCCCTGCACAGTCACCACCGTCACCGTCACCATCAGCCGGTGCTGGGCGGGCACCATGTGGACTCCACTTGGCACTGGGCCGATGGGCGGATGCCAGAGCCAGAGCAAAGGCCTCGTCAGCCCCTCGGGGAGGGCACGGCAGGCCCGGGCGACTCAGGAGGGCTGCGGGGTGACGTCTGATTGAGCCTGGAAGGACAGGCCGACCACAGGATGGAGGCCACAGCATCCTTCCCGGGGTCTGACCCCACGCTGGAGAcagaggggctgggctgggcaacCTAGACCCGGGAGCCCATCTGTCCAGCCACCAGCGTCCGTCTATCTGGGTCCCTGCTAGGGAGAGTCTGCAGCAGGGAGACCCCGGCAGCTTCGAGTATGGAGGGGAGACTCTGGCCGCCTGAGGTGAGTAACGTTGGGGGATGATTGTGGGGCTCCGTTGGGACTTGGCAGGGCTCGGGGGGTGGGCACTGCAGGGGAAGCAGCTGCAGGCAGGGTGCAGAGGAGGCTCAGCTGAGTCTCCCACATGGGACTTCCAACCCCTCCAGGGTCTCTCCAACCCACTTCAGCTTGCAATCCACCCTCCTGCCCCGTGATCATGTGTGGTCACCCGCCCTCAGGGCACAAACGGGGTCCAGCTCTATTTTCCAGGGACAACTCCAGACCCATGATCCCGGAAGCTCGGGGCCTGCCTTTATCCCAGCACCCAACCCCGAGAGCCCCCAGTGACGGAACTGGTGCAGCGGCCACCACTGCCCGGACCCGGGAGCAACACCGAGGCCACACCTGGCGGCAGGAACAGGGCAGTGATGGGCTGTCTGCAAGGGGTCCCCCCTTCTGCAGCAGGTCTCTTGGCTGCagctcagccccagcccctgcGGTCCCCAGAGTCCCAGTCACTGGGGGCTCTGCAGGCCACCCTTCCAGGGGCATCCACCCACCCCCGAGTCCGGGTCAGGCAGAACCCAGGGCCCGCCGTCCCCTCCTGCAGGCTCAGGACCTCCTGGGGGGAGTTCCCTGTGTGATGCAGAGGGCACGCTGACCCTGCTGGGAAGGCTCACTGCTTCCCAAGGGGTCTGAGCTTTACTGGCACCTCACTGCAGTCCCTTCCCCGGGGAGACTCTGGGGCTTCCCCTGTGGGACCAGGCACCCGGAAAGGCAGCTCTGTCCCTGCTGAGTCACACGCGCCATCCTGCAGACGGGAGGGCATCTTCCTAGCCTTTCCTCCAGCCAAGAGTGGAGCTGGGACCTGGGAACCTCCCTGGATCCACCCCTGCTCTCCGGCAAGGCGTTCCACCAGCCTGTGTCTACACACGTAGCCCCGCAGAGCAGGCTTCGTGATGCCTGGAGACACCtacttccccttccttctcctgggACTTCTCAGTCACACGGGCTGAGCTGCAGAGGGTGCGTGACCTGGGCTGAGCTGGTCTTTGGCAACTGGGGACTTTGGTTTGACGGTTGGTGGAGGGGAGACTCTCCTAACTTCCAGGGGTGTGAGTCGCAGGCGGTGCAGATGATAAGACAGTGGCCGTTGCCTAGGGCTGAAACCAACACAGCGGTGGGCGGAGCACAGGGAACTTCGGAGAGGGAGCCCGGCCCCCGAGTCAGCTGCTCCTGCGGGTGCTCCCCAAATCATCTAGTGATGTGATCCATTTGTCTTTCCAGCCCATTTCAGTTGAGTTTCCAATGACTTACAACCAATAATATCTCAACTGATACTTGGGCTTTTCAAGCACTAGAATTGTGGTGACGGCAGGAGCGTTAACACACTCTGGGGCGGGGCAGGGACTGCAGACTGAGCGGGCTCCAGGCGAATGCCAGCTTCCAGCCCTGCTGAGCCAGGCTGGGACGAACATGCTCACTAGGTCCGTCTCCACCTACTATGGGCCAGCGCTGCGTAGCTCACTCCAGGGAAGACAGCAAGTTGGCTCAGCCGCTGCTGTGTGGCTGCTGCTCCCCTGAGTTTATGGCTGTCCATGGCATCTGCCAGGGTCCATCTGGTTTTTTGTGGGAATTGTGCCCATGAATTTAACAAGGATATGATGGGCATTGccatcttgtcttttttttttttttttagacagagtctcactctgtcgctgaggccggagtgcagtggcacgatctcggctcactgcaacctctgcctcctgggttcacacgattctcctgcctcagcctcccgagtagctgggattataggcgcccaccaccacacccggctaatttgtgtatttttagtagagacggggtttcaccatgttggccaggctggtctcgaactcctgacctcaggtgatccgcccgccttggcttcccaaagtgctgggattacaggtgtgagccatcacacctggcctatgtttaatacttttttagagatggagtctcgctctctgttgcccaggctaaagtgcagtggcacgatcatggtttactgcagccttgacctcccaggctcaggcgatcatcccacctcagcctcccaattagctgggaccacaagcacgtaccactgcacctggctaattttttattttttattttttttgagacagagtctcgctctgtcgtccaggctggagtgcaatggcacaatctcggctcattgcaagctccgcctcccaggttcttgccattctcctgcctcagcctcccaggtagctgggactacaggcgtccaccaccacgcccagctaattttttgtatttttagtagagacggggtttcactgtgttagccaggatggtctccatctcctgacctcatgatccgcctgcctcggcctcccaaagtgctgggattacaggcgtgagccaccacacctggcctaattttaaaattttgtagtagagacagagtctcactatgttgtccaggctggtctcaaacccctggtctcaagtaatcctcctgttttggcttcccaaagtgctgggataacaggtgtgagccgctgtgcctggcccatactcACAGCTCACAAGTGACCTGTGTGGTTTCCTCTCTCCTTGTGTGGCTGCCTGAGACCAGGCTCAGGTCTGGAATGTCGGCAAGGAGTCACccactcttcttcttctttttttatttatttattttttgagacggagttttgctcttgttgcccaggctggagtgcagtggcgcaatcttggctcaccgcaacctctgcctcccgagttcaagtgattctcctgcctcagcctcccgagtagctgggattacaggcatgcaccaccacacctggctaattttgtattttagtagagacagggttctccatgttggtcaggctggtctcgaactctcaacctcagatgatccacccaccttggcctcccagagtcctgggattacaggcatgagccactgtgcccagcaggtcACCCACTCTTGTCTCTTTTGTGGCACTCCTGTGTGCCCATCCATTGCTCCCTCTATCCATCACAGCCTCTAGGGTGGCCCCACGAGCCCACTTGTGTTGGTGCCCCAGTGAGTTACCCCCACCTGGAGTGTGGGTGGGAGCGGGCTCCCTTCTATGAATAGGTTGTAGCCAAAGTGACGGGCTGTCCTTCCAAGGGGAGGTCACGCCAACACTGGGCTTCTGTTTTCCTCTCTCTTACACATTCTGAGCAGAGCTGGCTGCCAGGTGCTGAGCCGCCCCAAGAAAAAGCCCTCGTggcaagaaactgaggcctccagCCAGCAGTCAGGGACCCGAGGCCTGAGACGGTGGAGGGTGAGCTTGCAAAGGGACCCCACAGTCAGGCCTTGAGAGGCCCACGGGCCTGGCCCACACCTCGGCTGCAGCCTTGTGAAGGTCCCTGAGCAGGGGACCCAGACTTCTGTCCTACAGAAACTTGGAGATAATAAATGCCTGCTCTTCTACGGCGCTGAGTGTCGGGTGATTTGTTACGGGCAGTAGACAGCTAATACCTGCCCCTTAGGACACCAAGTCCTCGCCTCCTGGAGGCCCAAGCCCCAGGGAGCCATGCCTGACTTGCCGCCTGTCGATGGGCCACGCGTTCCTTGTTGATGCCATTCCGGGGTCCCCTCACCCTGACATACTAGGAGCCAGTTCCGAGGGAGGCTCTTCTGCCACCAACCCTGGCCCAGGGGGACACTGAGCTCCTTGATGCTGAGGGCCGATGGTTCCTTATCGCCTGGCGACCAGCGTGTCCTCCGGGTCCTTTTCCAATACCAGCACCTCCCAGCTCAAAAACACAACCCAGCACTCCTGTTCCTCCGTCTCCCGGCCCTCCCTTGACACTGGGCCGAGGCAGCCTGTGCACCTGCCCCAAGCTCCCAAGAGCTGACCCAGCAGCGGATTCAGCCTGGTTCCTGGCATCCTTACCGGGATTTGGAAAATGCTCCTTTCAATCAATAAAGGCCCCACGCGGGCCTTCTTCCGCCCTCCCCTCCAGCATCCTCCATCTCCATTTCCACCCGTCCTCCCCGTCCTGCCAGGCCACAGCTCCTTGCAGAATAACCCACACCCTCCAGTCGCAGGGACAGAACACCCTAGTTACTGGCCTAGAATTTTGCGGGGGACGAGGACGGGGCAGACCCTAAGGCGGACACTTGCCTCAGGTGAGACCTCAGCAAGGTCCCGGCAGTGGGAGCCACTCCCGCCACTGCGGAGGGAACAGAGGGCAGGGATCTAAGAGGCTTCTACCCAAATACCGCGTCCAGGTCATAGCGTCCCATCCCCTGCTGCCACCGAGGCCCTGACTTCAACACGGGAGGCAGACCAGACGCCACCGCCCTGGGATCAGAGCTTGGGCCCGAGGGTTGGCCCCGTCTGCACTCTGGCTTTCGGAATGAGGCTCGCTGTCAATGCTGTGGTGGAGCTGCATTTGTTTCCGGGGCTTCTGTAACAAGGTGCCATAGAACAGGGCTCCAACAGCAGCCCATTTTCCCactgtcctggaggctggaagttcgagaccaaggTGTCTGCAGagttggttcctcctgaggcctttctccctggcttgtagatggccctCTTCTCCTGACTCCTCACACAGAGTCATccctctgtgtgtatctgtgtcctagtctctcttctttttcttttcgcttcttttttttttttttgaagacagggtctctctctctctgtcacccaggctggagtgcagtggtgttaccatagctcactgcagcctagacctcccaggctcaggtgatgctcctacctcagcctcccaagtagctgggaccacagacatgtgtcaccacacccgactaattttttaaattttgttgtagagatggggtctcactatgttgcccaggctcaactggctttaagccatcctcccacctcgaccttccaaagtgttgggattacaggtgtgagccactgagcctggcccttaTCTCTTTTTCTCAGGACACGactcaggccgggcgtggtggctcatgcctataatcccagcacattgggaggccaagacgggcagatcacctgaggtcaggagttccagaccagcctggtcagcatggtgaaaccccgtctctactaaaaatataaaaattagctaggtgtggtggccagcgcctgtaatcccagctactcgggaggctgaggcaggagaatcgcttgaacccaggaggcggaggttgcagtgagccaagatcgcaccattgcactctagcctgggtgacagagtgggactccgtctcaaaaaataaaaaaagtgggggatgggggtgggggtgggggtgggccaggcgcggtggctcacgcctgtaatcccatgactttgggaggccgaggcgggtggatcacctgaggtcagaagttcgagaccagcctgaccaacatggtgaaacttcatctctactaaaaaatacaaaatttagccgggtgtggtggtgggtgcctgtaatcccaggtgctcaggaggcgaagcagaagaatcacttgaacccaagaggtggaggttgcagtgagccaagatcgtgacactgcactccagactgggtgacagagcaagacttcatttcaaaggaaaaaaaaaacaaggccagCGGTCATGTGGAAAGAGGACCCGCTGTAATCCCCTCTTTACAGGCCATATCTGTAAATACAGCCCCGTTCTCAGGAAATGAGGGTTAGGACCTCAATAAACACATTCTGAGGAGAGAACACCGCTGCGATTGGGTCTTCTGGGCCTTCTGGATCTCACCGGAGGCCCTGAGCTGCTGCCGGCTGCCCTGAGCTTTTTTCTCGCCTTCAGTCTTGGTGACACCCCTGCACCTCTCAAACGCGGGagaccaggcttggtggtgagtCCCGTCCACTTGGGTCCAGGCCAGGCCATCCCGGGTGAGCCCTACAGCCGTGCGCTGCCACCACCCCATGCCCAGCAGGGAAGTTGGTGGAGAAACACCCACCACGCTGGCGGGGGGAGCACTGAGGCCGTGAGCGGCAGGCAGGGCGGGAGGCGCAGGGAAGGAAGCCCAGTGGTGCTCCTGGCCCTGGACAGTCTGGAGGTCCCAGGGGCCACCGCACAGTGCAGGCTTGGCCTCTCCCGGGCTTCCTGCGGGACCCTCTCCAgccctcccagcccctccctcccccagcctccctccccagcccctccttgAAGCCACAGGGAACCCAGGACACATCTTGGTCCTCACCCCGCACCAGGGGCTTTGAGACCACCCCTCAGCACCCACGCCTGCCCCCTCTGGGCACCCCCCCCAACCCAGGCTCCCCTCACAGCCCCGGGCCTGAGGCTCGTCTGTCCCCATCAGACCTTGCTGCCCCCGCACCCTGTGGGGAATCCAGGGATCGCGCTGCTCCTCCCTGCCCTGTGCCCCTGCCTCCCCGCCGGCGCTGCCCAGGACCCCCAGCTCCCGCACCTGTTGCTGATCGGAGCCTGGCCCCGTCCACCTCCACCATCCCGCCAACTGGCCTGATTTGATCGAGCCTCGCCAGATGCAGCCTAATGTGACTTCGCAGAGCCTGATGACCTTGATGGTAGCTCAGGGTGAGAGTGTCTGGCGAGGCAGATGCCGGGACACAGGTGCCCTCATTACAACCTCCCCTTTTGCAGGAGGATGGGGGGCTCACTCAGGGAGAGGAGGGGCGGCCATGGGAGGACGACTTTGAGTCCCTCGGTCCAGCCTGCTTCCCACAAGCCAGGGCCAGGCTGGGCAGCGCCCACCAAACTTTCCCTAGGACCCGGCTCCAGGGGGTCTGAGGGTTTCCCTGGCAAGCCACCTCCAGATCCCTGGGCGCCCCATCTGTGAAACGGGGAGGGGAGCCCAGCCTTCCACAGAGATGGACCTCCAGGCGCGGCCACACCcgggtcacacacacacacattctggtCTCTGACCAGCCCCATCTCGGCCGAGGGTCCATCCTGGTGCCCTGATTGGGGAACACCTGCTGCGTGCAGGGTTGAGGTGGCCGGAGAGGCTGGAGCGAGAGTCCTGGTCACCAGGGGCCTCCGAGGCTGCCTACCCCAGTGCCTGCACCCGGCACCGTCGCTGGGGGCCCATGATCAGATTTGCAGCCGGGCCAGAGGGACACACCCTTCCCCCACCTCGCTGCACTGGGTCTTGGGTGTGCCTGGACGGGAGCCCCTCGCATCTCAGCCCTGGAGGCTCGCCCTGGCCAGGCCTTCTGGGGGAGAGGCAGCCCCTCCAGAGCCCTGGCATCCTTGCTGCTCCGAAGAGGCCCTGAAGGAGTGAGCGACACGCGGgggcctcacacacacacacacccgcaaACACATCCCCCCTCCACaaacaccccccacacacacacgccacaaacactccacaaacacacacatcacacacaccacacacagaaaacacacaatacacaccacacacacacctcacacacacctcacacacacccacacacacaccccccacaaacacactacacacacaccacacacactccacaaacacaccacacacaccacacacaccacacacagaaaaCACAATACATAacacaccacacgcacaccacacacaccacacacacaccacacacaccccacaaatacacacaccacacaccccacacagcgCACACCCCCCcacaaatacacacaccacacacaccacacacacaccccccacacacatcacacacaccacacacagaaaaCACAATACACAACACACaatacacaacacacaccacacacacaccacacacaccccccacatcACACATagaacacacacaatacacaacacaccacacacactacacacacactacacacaccccacaaacacaaacatcacacacaccacacacaacacacacaatgcacaatacacaccacacacacacccacaaacaccacacacacaacacacacaaaacacacaccacacacacaccacacacacaccacacacagcccacaaacacacatctcacacacacagaacacacacaatacacaccacatgccacacacacaacacacacaatacacacaacacacacaacacataaacacacactatacacacacgacacacatacacacatcacacacaccactcacgatacacacacaccacacatgcacaccacacaacacacacaacacacatgacACATCCACACTCAACACACGTggggcacacacagagacacacactaCACAGACACAATACATGACATACCTGACACACACAACACACGAGACACAAACATGGCAGACACACCGCACGCacgacacacagacacacacacgacagaaggagagacagagtttGGGTCAAGAGCCACATTCCCTGCAGATTCCTGGGCTGGGCACACTCAGACCCCGGGCTCTGCAGGCAGCTCCACCGCACCCAGGGTCTCAGTACCTCTGGAGGCCGTGTCCCCCAGCCTCACTCAGCGCCTTCAGCCCCCCGCCCCAGCCCCAAGGCTCAGGCCCACGGCAGCCCCTCAGGCCAAGGGACTCACCAAGGTTGGCCCAAACTCTCCATAGTCCATTGgctcacagagacacacacacacagacgcacacagatggacacagacacacaccgaCATGCACAGATGCACACAGATGCATATTgagacacacacagatgcacacagacacacacacatgcatattgagacacacacacagacacacacggacacacacagacacacacagatgcacatagacacagacacagatgcacacagatgcacagacacagacacacagatgcacacaaatgcacatacacagatgcacacagatgcacatagacacagacgcacacacagagacacacacagatgcacattgaggcacacatagacacacaaaaatacaGACACAGATGCAcatagagacacacatagacacacaggcacacacaaacacacatagagacctacatacagagacacacacacagatgcacatagggacacacagacacacagatacatatagagacaggcacatacacacacagacacacactggcaaacatagagacacagacacaaatagagacaaacacacacatagagacaaacagagacacacaaagacacacatagagaCACACACGGGCACGCACAcaagcacaggcacacacagacacagacacacatagacccatatagagacacacagacacacacatagacacatagacaTACGTATTCTCTGCCAGAACAAGCCAGTCTCCAGACGTGGGCAGGTATgaggggcaggggcagatgcAGAGTGACGGCCTCTCCCCAGCCAGCCATCCAGATGCTGGGGCAGGTCCGGGTGCCCAGGGGCTGGTGGCGCAACTGAAGAGCCCAGCTGCCAGGGGAGTTTCCTCAGAGGTGGCTTTAAATCTCTGCCTCTGGCCAGCAGAACTGGCTGTGGCGGACAGAGCAGTGAGTCCAAGGGGTGCCTCCCAGCAGGGCGGGTCAGAGGCTGGGCTTCCTCGCACAATCTCCAGAGAAAGGGAGCTCCTCCCAGGCCTGCCTGTGGCTAGACTGACCTCTCCAcctgctctcttgcccaggctggagtgcagtgcactcCATCAAGGAGTGACCTGgtgctcttttttctctttacttaaaaaaatactatgaAAATAACACATGCAcgtatttaaaaaccaaatagggctgggagtagtggctcatgcgtgtaatcccaacactttgggaggccaagacaggaggatcgcttgaagcctgGAGgtgaagaccaacctgggcagcatagtaagacttcatctcaaagaaaaaaagaaattctacacaaacttccaaaaacatagaaaaagagggaacatTTTCCAGCTCATTTAATGAGATCAGCACTACCCTGGTACCAAAGCCGGGCCATTTCcttattacaggaaaaaaaaattgcataaatatccttaatgaacataggtacaaaaaattattaataaaatgttagaaaatcaaatatggagatatatata contains the following coding sequences:
- the LOC101058250 gene encoding uncharacterized protein LOC101058250 (The RefSeq protein has 2 substitutions compared to this genomic sequence); amino-acid sequence: MIPEARGLPLSQHPTPRAPSDETGAAATTARTREQHRGHTWRQEQGSDGLSARGPPFCSRSLGCSSAPAPAVPRAPVTGGSAGHPSRGIHPPPSPGQAEPRARRPLLQAQDLLGGVPCVMQRAR